A genome region from Streptomyces antimycoticus includes the following:
- a CDS encoding GTP-binding protein: MYVQSSVAGAAKILVVGPMGVGKTTLIGTVSEIKPLSTEATMSQAGARLDTKVRPSKTTTTVALDFGRITLGGELVLYLFGTPGQQRFLPAWKDLARGALGALALVDTRDLEASFDAIGHLEDLDVPFSVAVNAFPDSKPHSEDDLRSALDLLPHTPLVICDAREHQSSVKALISLVSHLIETLTEAS; this comes from the coding sequence ATGTACGTGCAGTCCAGCGTGGCCGGGGCCGCCAAGATCCTGGTGGTCGGCCCGATGGGCGTCGGCAAGACCACGCTGATCGGCACGGTGTCGGAGATCAAGCCGCTCTCCACCGAGGCGACGATGAGCCAGGCCGGGGCGCGGCTCGACACCAAGGTGCGGCCGTCGAAGACCACGACCACCGTCGCGCTGGACTTCGGGCGGATCACCCTGGGCGGCGAGCTGGTGCTGTATCTCTTCGGCACCCCCGGCCAGCAGCGGTTCCTCCCGGCCTGGAAGGACCTGGCGCGCGGCGCGCTGGGCGCGCTCGCGCTGGTCGACACCCGCGATCTGGAGGCGTCCTTCGACGCCATCGGGCATCTGGAGGACCTGGATGTGCCGTTCTCCGTCGCGGTCAACGCCTTCCCGGACAGCAAGCCGCACAGCGAGGACGATCTGCGCTCCGCGCTCGATCTGCTCCCGCACACCCCGCTGGTCATCTGTGACGCCCGGGAGCACCAGTCCTCGGTCAAGGCGCTGATCTCGCTCGTCTCGCATCTGATCGAGACACTCACGGAGGCGTCATGA
- a CDS encoding cytochrome P450, with translation MTAPAPTRVPLYGTTLDGPLTDLYERMRRDHGPVVPVEIAPRVEAWLVIGHRELLHLTRDEQYFSHDPRRWSPLREGRVAADSPLMPLVGWRPALLFADGAAHRRMRSAVADALGRVNGHELIRMVRATAERLVAGFADRHAADLVESYARLLPLQVVTELLGLDEENGARLVETLTTIVAPTVAATGANKRMGQILLELIAGKKRRPGADLTSWLLEHPVGLSDEEVLHNLVVIIVAGNNTTVNWIASTIQILLTDPAFRSSLTHGHLTVDDALDLVLWRQPPTQNFPGRYATRDLRFGGQDIRAGDMLILGLAGANADPEVLPEDGRPVVGNRSYLAFGAGPHTCPARDPARLITRTAVDTLRHRLPDMEIAVPEEQLPWITSPWSKGLAKLPVRFSAPQLAADSPSPASGSPARTSDSPARASDSPAPTPDSPAPDSPDSPAGDRR, from the coding sequence ATGACCGCCCCGGCCCCCACCCGGGTGCCGCTGTACGGAACCACGCTCGACGGTCCGCTGACCGACCTGTACGAGCGGATGCGGCGCGACCACGGTCCGGTGGTCCCGGTGGAGATCGCGCCCCGGGTCGAGGCATGGCTGGTCATCGGCCACCGCGAGCTGCTCCATCTCACCCGCGACGAGCAGTACTTCTCCCATGACCCGCGCCGCTGGAGCCCGCTGCGCGAGGGCCGGGTGGCCGCCGACTCGCCGCTGATGCCGCTCGTGGGCTGGCGCCCGGCGCTGCTGTTCGCCGACGGCGCGGCGCACCGCCGGATGCGCTCGGCGGTGGCCGACGCGCTGGGGCGGGTCAACGGCCATGAGCTGATCCGTATGGTGCGGGCCACCGCGGAGCGGCTGGTCGCCGGGTTCGCCGACCGGCACGCGGCGGATCTGGTGGAGAGCTACGCGCGTCTCCTGCCGCTGCAGGTCGTCACCGAACTGCTGGGGCTCGACGAGGAGAACGGGGCGCGGCTGGTCGAGACGCTCACCACGATCGTCGCCCCGACCGTGGCCGCCACCGGCGCCAACAAGCGGATGGGCCAGATCCTGCTGGAGCTGATCGCCGGGAAGAAGCGGCGGCCGGGCGCGGATCTGACGTCCTGGCTGCTGGAGCACCCCGTCGGGCTCAGCGACGAGGAGGTGCTGCACAACCTCGTGGTGATCATCGTCGCGGGGAACAACACCACCGTGAACTGGATCGCCTCCACGATCCAGATCCTGCTCACCGACCCCGCGTTCCGCTCCTCGCTCACCCACGGCCATCTCACCGTCGACGACGCCCTGGACCTGGTGCTGTGGCGCCAGCCGCCCACCCAGAACTTCCCCGGCCGCTACGCCACCCGCGATCTGCGCTTCGGCGGCCAGGACATCCGCGCCGGGGACATGCTCATCCTGGGCCTCGCGGGCGCCAACGCCGATCCGGAGGTACTGCCCGAGGACGGACGGCCGGTGGTCGGCAACCGCTCCTACCTCGCCTTCGGCGCGGGCCCGCACACCTGCCCGGCGCGGGACCCGGCCCGGCTGATCACCCGTACCGCCGTGGACACCCTGCGCCACCGGCTGCCGGATATGGAGATCGCGGTGCCGGAGGAGCAGCTTCCGTGGATCACCTCGCCGTGGTCCAAGGGGCTGGCCAAGCTGCCGGTGCGGTTCTCGGCGCCGCAGCTCGCCGCCGACTCGCCGTCTCCGGCCTCCGGCTCCCCGGCCCGGACCTCCGACTCCCCGGCCCGGGCCTCCGATTCCCCGGCTCCGACCCCCGACTCCCCGGCCCCCGACTCCCCCGACTCCCCCGCAGGAGACCGCAGATGA